The Nocardioides ginsengisegetis region CTGTCGACGGAGGATCTCAACGAGTACGTCGCAGCGGCCGACGCAATGCTGGCGTCCTGGGACTTGGTCGAGGCGCTGCACGACGACGAGGCCCCGCCGGTGCCCGAGCGGTCATGGTCTCGACCGAGCGACGAGGACAACGTCCTGGGCGCCTGGTACGTGACCACTCACCTGCAGGAGACGACCGAGGGTCCACTCGCCGGCGTACGCGTGGCGATCAAGGACAACACCTGCGTCGCTGGCGTTCCCATGATGAACGGCTCCCACATGCTCCAGGGATTCATGCCGAGCCGGGACGCGACGGTCGTGACCCGTCTGCTGGCGGCGGGTGCGGTCATCGCAGGCAAGGCCGTGTGCGAGGACCTCTGCATGTCAGCCGGCTCGCACACGAGCAAGACCGGTCCCGTGCTCAACCCCTGGGACCTCGAGCGATCCGCGGGCGGCTCGTCCAGCGGAAGTGGTGTCTTGGTCGCGACGGGCCAGGTGGACATGGCCATCTCGGGCGATCAGGGGGGATCCATCCGCGTGCCGGCCGCCTGGCTCGGCCTCGTCGGGCACAAGCCGACGTGGGGGCTCGTCCCCTACACGGGGGCAATCCCCGTGGAACAGTCGCTCGATCATCTCGGTCCCACCGGACGGTCGGTCAACGACGTCGCACGCATGCTCACCGTGATTGCGGGGCCGGACGGACTCGATCCCCGACAACCTCTCACGATGGACGCCGTCGACTATGTCGACGAGCTCACCAAGGGTGCGGTCGGGCTGCGCATCGGCGTCGTGTCCGAGGGGTTCGATCACGCGAACTCCGAGCCCGAGGTCGATGAGTCAGTCCGAGCGGCTGTGAGCGTTCTCCAGGCGTCCGGACTGCTTGCTGAACGCGTGTCCATCCCCTGGCACCTCCGGGCGCCGGCCCTGTTCAGTGTCATCGCCACTGAGGGCGGATTGCGACAGCTGGTCGACGGCAACGCCTTCGGCTCCAGCTGGAAAGGGGCGTACGAT contains the following coding sequences:
- a CDS encoding amidase, producing the protein MTIDRPHSGSFASISETYGLRLSTEDLNEYVAAADAMLASWDLVEALHDDEAPPVPERSWSRPSDEDNVLGAWYVTTHLQETTEGPLAGVRVAIKDNTCVAGVPMMNGSHMLQGFMPSRDATVVTRLLAAGAVIAGKAVCEDLCMSAGSHTSKTGPVLNPWDLERSAGGSSSGSGVLVATGQVDMAISGDQGGSIRVPAAWLGLVGHKPTWGLVPYTGAIPVEQSLDHLGPTGRSVNDVARMLTVIAGPDGLDPRQPLTMDAVDYVDELTKGAVGLRIGVVSEGFDHANSEPEVDESVRAAVSVLQASGLLAERVSIPWHLRAPALFSVIATEGGLRQLVDGNAFGSSWKGAYDPDAIAHFGTRRQQRPHQFPESVNMTILAGRHSIGLAHGRHYAMARNLERSLAAAYDSALSVYDVLVMPTTPIRAAPLPGRDASVSEVLSRGTEMLANTAPFDVTGHPACSVPAGVVDGLPVGLMVIGRKFDDATVLRVAHALEIAIGGFPPPPDTGSNA